A genomic region of Eucalyptus grandis isolate ANBG69807.140 chromosome 5, ASM1654582v1, whole genome shotgun sequence contains the following coding sequences:
- the LOC120294048 gene encoding bidirectional sugar transporter SWEET1-like, protein MPMSKLMEKRRGREMVKVWTPFVSSDNLLISIISGIGVVIEFTYVSIFITYGPKKERAKIIGLCALALILFITFAFVSLFALHGKTRKLLCGITLDISSTIMYASPLSVMMSVIKMKSVEFMPFSLSLFTFLCGIFWLTYGLLSRDLFLIVPNGLGTGLGTAQLILYAMTARTGVI, encoded by the exons gtaTGGACACCATTTGTGTCGTCGGACAACCTTCTGATATCGATCATTAGTGGCATAGGAGTAGTGATTGAATTCACGTACGTTTCAATCTTCATCACATACGGACCAAAGAAGGAGAGGGCGAAGATCATCGGACTCTGTGCCCTTGCTCTGATTCTTTTCATAACATTTGCCTTTGTCTCCCTCTTCGCCCTGCATGGGAAGACCCGGAAACTCTTATGTGGCATCACGCTCGACATTTCCTCTACTATCATGTATGCTTCACCTTTATCAGTCATG ATGTCGGTAATCAAGATGAAGAGCGTGGAGTTCATGCCATTTTCGTTATCGTTGTTCACCTTCTTATGTGGCATTTTCTGGCTCACATACGGCCTTCTTAGTAGGGACCTGTTTCTCATC GTGCCTAATGGATTGGGGACTGGACTTGGGACTGCCCAACTGATCTTGTATGCAATGACTGCAAGAACCGGAGTTATATGA